In Paraflavitalea devenefica, the following are encoded in one genomic region:
- a CDS encoding RDD family protein, with the protein MKNKEKYAAVILLSVLQVYNIVRSFEYFKTYFTNLGNSFRYGNGLNTIQTTMYILFVLLDLVLITLFFASTGRYQDKVYKLLRYLFLVTFFLYIPYTIYAYTSGNVYFQSFTLLQKILQITSVLANIACAVLFLRAKPQTQPLAINLAEYELVNYTSMGHRFVHHLLDMLFIVPVFLFWREVLYVRNEYMLELLFLLVYLVYCFLSEAVFRQTLGKIATNSCVTSNGPDLTAGRVLLRTLARLIPFDRASFLFRANWHDKTTYTSVVYIDTWEKVFEDSNPEDTAATSK; encoded by the coding sequence ATGAAGAATAAAGAAAAATACGCTGCTGTTATCCTGTTGTCGGTGCTGCAGGTATATAACATTGTCAGAAGCTTTGAATACTTCAAAACTTATTTTACCAACCTGGGTAATAGCTTCCGGTATGGTAACGGCTTAAACACCATACAAACGACAATGTATATACTGTTCGTTTTGCTGGACCTGGTATTGATCACTTTATTCTTCGCCTCCACCGGCCGGTACCAGGACAAAGTATATAAGTTGTTGCGTTATTTGTTCCTGGTCACTTTTTTCCTTTATATACCTTATACAATATATGCCTATACCTCGGGCAATGTCTATTTCCAGAGTTTTACTTTGCTGCAGAAGATATTACAAATTACATCGGTGCTTGCTAATATCGCCTGTGCGGTCTTGTTTTTGCGCGCGAAGCCGCAAACCCAGCCGCTTGCCATTAACCTGGCCGAATATGAACTGGTAAATTATACTTCCATGGGGCACCGGTTTGTACATCACCTGCTGGATATGTTATTCATCGTCCCGGTATTTTTGTTCTGGCGTGAGGTACTATATGTAAGGAATGAATACATGCTGGAGCTACTTTTCCTCCTGGTTTACCTGGTGTATTGCTTTTTATCGGAAGCCGTATTTCGCCAAACACTGGGTAAAATAGCCACTAATTCCTGTGTAACCTCCAATGGCCCCGATCTGACAGCCGGCCGGGTACTGTTGCGCACATTGGCCCGCCTGATCCCTTTTGACAGGGCCTCTTTTCTCTTCCGGGCCAACTGGCATGATAAAACAACCTATACATCCGTGGTATACATTGATACCTGGGAGAAAGTGTTTGAGGATTCAAACCCGGAGGACACGGCGGCTACCAGTAAATAA
- a CDS encoding histidine kinase — MTTYYLIIAMLLAITGVLVWLLMKQRKSNQSDDLEIERTINYFATSLFGKNTIDEILWDVTKNCISHLNFEDCVIYLVDEERKVLVQKAAYGPKNPRDYEIYEPIEIPLGKGIVGSVAVSGIPEMIGDTTTDPRYIVDDDVRYSEITVPIIYQGKVLGIIDAEHHEKHFFQPKHLFILNTIASLCANKIVRSQVEDAYRTTTIRLHENNRKIAENRLAVLRLQMNPHFVFNSLNSIGNFILKNEPMKASGYLTKFSKLIRLIFDSAQSEWVSLDQEIKSLELYIELEQLRFNNKFDVIINVSDEINRGTIMVPPLLLQPFVENAIWHGLMPKENERGELYLHYWLNHDKLFMSIEDNGIGRAASAQSRTGRIATLQKQGIKLTDERIHIINEIHDARIQAVVKDLIDEQGAPAGTRVIVSLDIKNSHA, encoded by the coding sequence TTGACAACGTATTATCTGATAATAGCGATGCTGCTGGCCATCACTGGGGTACTTGTATGGCTATTGATGAAGCAGCGAAAATCCAATCAATCTGATGACCTGGAGATTGAACGGACGATCAATTATTTCGCCACTTCCCTATTTGGGAAAAACACCATTGATGAGATCCTCTGGGATGTTACCAAGAACTGCATTTCCCACCTCAATTTTGAAGATTGCGTTATTTACCTGGTTGACGAAGAACGGAAAGTACTGGTCCAAAAGGCCGCCTATGGCCCTAAGAATCCACGCGATTACGAGATCTATGAGCCCATTGAAATACCCCTGGGGAAAGGTATTGTAGGGAGTGTGGCCGTGAGCGGTATTCCTGAAATGATCGGCGACACCACTACCGACCCCCGGTATATTGTGGATGACGATGTGCGTTATTCCGAAATAACGGTGCCCATTATTTACCAGGGAAAAGTGCTGGGCATTATTGATGCGGAACATCACGAGAAGCACTTTTTCCAGCCCAAGCACCTTTTTATCCTCAATACAATTGCCTCCCTCTGCGCCAATAAGATTGTCCGCTCACAGGTGGAAGACGCCTACCGCACCACCACTATCCGGCTGCATGAAAACAACCGGAAGATCGCGGAGAACAGGCTGGCCGTATTGAGGCTGCAGATGAATCCGCATTTCGTATTTAACAGCCTAAACTCCATTGGCAATTTCATCCTGAAGAATGAGCCCATGAAGGCATCCGGCTACCTGACGAAGTTTTCCAAACTTATCCGGCTGATCTTTGACAGCGCCCAATCGGAATGGGTATCGCTGGATCAGGAAATCAAATCGCTGGAACTGTATATAGAGCTGGAGCAATTACGGTTCAACAATAAGTTTGATGTTATTATCAACGTAAGTGATGAAATTAACCGTGGTACCATTATGGTGCCGCCCTTACTGCTGCAGCCCTTTGTAGAAAATGCCATCTGGCATGGGTTGATGCCCAAGGAAAACGAGCGGGGTGAGCTGTACCTGCATTACTGGCTGAACCATGATAAGCTGTTTATGAGTATTGAAGACAATGGTATTGGCCGCGCCGCTTCGGCTCAATCGAGGACAGGCCGCATTGCCACTTTACAAAAACAGGGCATTAAGCTAACGGATGAACGCATTCATATTATTAATGAGATCCATGATGCCCGGATCCAGGCAGTGGTGAAAGACCTGATTGATGAACAGGGAGCACCTGCCGGTACCCGGGTTATTGTATCGCTGGATATCAAAAACTCCCACGCATAG
- a CDS encoding sensor histidine kinase: MTRLTIAGIVFLLLVHASVWGQLINFSRLNTSNGLSGNNAQSVSIDNNGFLWIGTSNGLNVYDGYTVTSFVKEEHPEMASDVVLHLVSDSRNRTWMGTYSGASWIDENRAFHRVVIRDSITKFNCPTIFETSKYGVVVYTSKGQHYFDSTAGKWKELAWMPTEISTGHFIDAEPFAQDKVIFIIDSLVTILDYQTRKIIFRQTFAKPLSACPVSDTSIAVGLHTGWVSIVNIHSGEKIADYELINKLGERTINTHLTEVRRAANGDLLVATDFAGLIIIDKKGNITRYTHDPLNTGSISANNTYRAFAGKKGEVVVGTQASGANMANIFNKPAAYTRIFSDKKGELYDNYITRIVEEGNGTFWVGANDRLIRWNKETSESAFYHYYLQSPDGIRPLEIRALCKDRSGRLWLSAAGDGLCIFDKSSDRFIKVNRDTSLGKAVASPYIYELQLLSDGSVWVGSGSGLYSIDPATMKVSTYATHPLLKEVNGKMVIGLFEDKDHRIWIATHGTGVYCYDKSRNKIEHFTIKEGMSSDLVYGFAQDNAGNVYVASSHGFTIIPENRKLQIYNQKNGLRYERCESMLKDDNGNIWISNTKSLAKFNPITKQLTHYEENSGLSINGFRTNTAFKAANGEMFWGSESGINYFFPDKLVITPSLLQVSVFSMDTNDTMQYFGGNRYFALPYSKNDITLHFTAINLNGSKNIEYRYKLEGYDKEWHAGTDIREARYPSLPAGNYTFSVKASIDRINWTESNNKVSLYIVPPIWQRWWFIVAMAVLLALIIHTIYRYRVQQIREKEKLKAEYNQKIAEIEMKALRAQMNPHFIFNCLNSINRYIVKSDHTTASLYLTRFSKLIRLILDNSNSKNVLLSNEMEALRIYIEMESLRFNNKFTYNIIIDKEVHADIMEVPPLIIQPYVENAIWHGLLHKETAGHLDIHLSMTGDNMLQCIIQDNGVGREKAKEYKSKSATTKKSLGMKLTEDRISILNKHTSPNASITIIDLVADDREPAGTRVILKIPV; the protein is encoded by the coding sequence TTGACCAGGCTTACTATAGCAGGCATTGTTTTTTTACTGTTGGTCCATGCTTCCGTATGGGGCCAGTTGATCAATTTTTCCCGTCTCAATACTTCCAATGGCCTGTCGGGTAATAATGCCCAGTCCGTTTCTATAGATAATAATGGTTTTCTATGGATTGGCACCAGTAACGGGCTCAATGTATATGATGGCTATACCGTCACTTCTTTTGTAAAGGAAGAACACCCGGAGATGGCTTCTGATGTGGTATTGCACCTTGTTAGTGACAGCCGCAACCGTACCTGGATGGGTACCTATTCCGGCGCCTCCTGGATAGACGAGAACAGGGCTTTTCACCGGGTAGTTATCAGGGATTCTATAACAAAGTTCAACTGCCCTACCATTTTTGAGACCAGCAAATATGGGGTTGTAGTATATACCAGTAAAGGCCAGCACTATTTTGACAGTACGGCCGGCAAATGGAAAGAACTGGCGTGGATGCCAACGGAGATCAGTACCGGCCATTTTATAGATGCAGAGCCTTTTGCGCAGGATAAGGTCATCTTTATTATAGACTCCCTGGTAACGATATTGGACTATCAAACAAGGAAAATCATTTTCCGGCAGACCTTTGCCAAACCGTTAAGCGCCTGCCCTGTCAGTGATACGTCAATAGCCGTTGGCCTCCATACAGGATGGGTAAGTATTGTAAATATCCATTCAGGGGAAAAAATAGCCGATTATGAGCTCATCAATAAACTGGGAGAGAGAACGATCAATACCCACCTTACCGAGGTGCGCCGGGCCGCTAATGGCGACCTGCTGGTGGCTACAGATTTTGCCGGGTTAATTATTATTGATAAGAAAGGGAATATTACGCGGTATACACATGATCCGCTGAATACCGGTTCTATTTCTGCCAATAATACCTATCGCGCTTTTGCCGGGAAAAAAGGAGAAGTGGTAGTGGGTACCCAGGCATCCGGGGCCAATATGGCCAATATTTTTAACAAGCCGGCTGCTTACACCCGTATATTCAGCGATAAGAAAGGCGAGCTGTATGATAATTACATTACCCGCATTGTGGAAGAAGGTAATGGCACCTTCTGGGTGGGGGCCAATGACCGGCTCATCCGGTGGAATAAAGAAACCAGCGAATCAGCCTTTTATCATTATTACCTGCAATCGCCGGATGGGATACGTCCGTTGGAAATACGGGCTTTGTGTAAGGACCGGTCGGGGCGCCTGTGGTTAAGCGCCGCGGGAGATGGGTTGTGCATATTTGATAAAAGTTCAGATCGCTTTATTAAGGTCAACCGCGACACCTCCCTGGGCAAGGCAGTAGCCAGCCCTTATATTTATGAGCTGCAGTTGCTCTCCGATGGTAGTGTATGGGTAGGATCGGGAAGTGGGCTATATTCCATTGACCCAGCCACCATGAAGGTTAGTACCTATGCAACACACCCCTTATTAAAGGAAGTCAATGGCAAAATGGTGATCGGCTTGTTTGAAGACAAGGACCACCGCATCTGGATAGCCACACATGGCACCGGCGTTTATTGTTATGACAAGAGCCGGAATAAAATAGAGCATTTTACTATTAAAGAAGGCATGTCCAGCGATCTTGTGTATGGCTTTGCACAAGACAATGCAGGCAATGTATATGTAGCCAGCTCTCATGGGTTTACTATTATCCCGGAAAACCGGAAGCTGCAGATCTATAACCAGAAAAACGGCTTGCGTTATGAGCGCTGTGAGTCAATGCTGAAAGACGATAATGGGAATATATGGATCTCCAATACCAAGTCGCTCGCAAAATTTAACCCCATCACCAAACAGCTTACCCATTACGAGGAAAACTCAGGGTTAAGCATTAACGGTTTCAGGACCAATACTGCCTTCAAGGCCGCGAATGGAGAAATGTTCTGGGGCAGTGAAAGCGGGATCAATTATTTCTTTCCGGATAAATTAGTGATCACTCCCTCCCTGTTGCAGGTAAGTGTATTCTCCATGGATACCAATGATACCATGCAGTATTTTGGTGGTAACCGGTATTTTGCCTTGCCCTATAGCAAAAATGATATTACGCTCCATTTTACGGCCATTAACTTAAACGGGTCGAAGAATATTGAATACCGGTACAAGTTAGAGGGGTATGATAAGGAATGGCATGCCGGTACCGACATACGTGAGGCGCGCTATCCTTCCCTGCCTGCCGGTAATTATACTTTTTCCGTAAAGGCCAGTATAGACCGCATTAACTGGACGGAATCCAATAATAAGGTATCGCTCTATATCGTGCCGCCTATTTGGCAACGCTGGTGGTTTATTGTGGCTATGGCAGTGCTGCTGGCGCTTATTATACATACTATTTACAGGTACCGCGTACAGCAAATACGGGAGAAAGAAAAGCTCAAGGCCGAGTATAACCAGAAAATAGCGGAGATAGAGATGAAGGCATTGCGTGCGCAAATGAATCCTCACTTCATCTTCAACTGTCTTAACTCCATCAACCGCTATATTGTTAAAAGCGATCACACCACTGCTTCATTATATCTTACCCGGTTCTCGAAACTCATCCGGCTCATCCTGGATAATTCCAACAGCAAAAACGTATTGCTGTCCAATGAAATGGAAGCGCTCAGGATCTATATAGAAATGGAATCCCTACGCTTTAATAATAAATTCACCTACAATATTATCATTGATAAGGAGGTGCATGCAGATATAATGGAAGTGCCGCCATTGATCATACAGCCTTATGTGGAGAATGCCATCTGGCATGGCCTGTTGCATAAAGAGACAGCGGGGCATCTGGATATCCATCTTAGTATGACAGGCGATAATATGCTGCAGTGTATTATCCAGGATAATGGCGTGGGAAGAGAGAAGGCCAAAGAATACAAGAGTAAGTCAGCCACTACCAAGAAATCGCTCGGTATGAAGCTCACAGAAGACAGGATATCTATTCTGAACAAACATACATCTCCCAATGCCAGCATCACGATCATTGACCTCGTGGCCGATGATCGTGAGCCAGCCGGTACGAGGGTGATCCTGAAAATACCCGTATAA
- a CDS encoding LytR/AlgR family response regulator transcription factor yields the protein MIRCVIVDDENNCIEMLEWLLKTYCPQVTIDAMCNSAEQGLEAINRHKPDVVFLDIEMPRMNGFDMLEQFDKLTFDVVFTTAYDKFAIKAFRYSALNYLLKPIDPDDLKETIRRLEEKQTIPTREQIELLLQNVKSVSKTTIPRIALTTNDGMIFVSTQDIIYCEAESNYTNIVLVGNKKIMVSKVLKDIDEALAGPDFFRVHNSFLINLNHIKKFVRGEGGYVVMDDGATISISRSRRQEFMELFSKF from the coding sequence ATGATACGCTGTGTAATTGTAGATGATGAAAATAACTGTATTGAAATGTTGGAATGGTTGCTGAAAACCTATTGCCCGCAAGTGACGATAGATGCCATGTGCAATTCGGCAGAGCAGGGGCTGGAAGCTATCAACCGGCACAAGCCCGATGTGGTATTTCTTGATATAGAAATGCCGCGGATGAATGGCTTTGATATGCTGGAGCAATTTGATAAACTGACCTTTGATGTGGTGTTCACCACCGCCTACGATAAGTTTGCCATCAAGGCATTCCGCTACAGCGCCCTCAACTACCTGTTAAAACCCATTGATCCGGATGACCTGAAAGAAACCATCCGCAGGCTGGAAGAAAAACAGACCATCCCTACCCGTGAACAGATAGAGCTGTTGTTGCAAAATGTTAAGAGTGTAAGCAAGACTACCATACCACGTATTGCGCTTACCACCAATGACGGGATGATCTTTGTATCAACCCAGGATATTATTTATTGTGAAGCAGAAAGCAACTATACCAATATCGTACTGGTAGGCAATAAAAAGATCATGGTATCAAAAGTGTTGAAAGATATTGATGAAGCATTGGCAGGACCAGACTTTTTCAGGGTGCATAATTCTTTTCTTATCAACCTCAACCATATTAAGAAGTTCGTACGGGGTGAAGGTGGATATGTGGTGATGGATGATGGCGCTACCATCAGTATTTCCCGTTCCCGCAGACAGGAGTTCATGGAATTATTCTCTAAGTTTTAA
- a CDS encoding GIN domain-containing protein — translation MKKFALSFVLLSLSFGAHVMAGEGKNVSRQVKVAAPFNRLIIQGDVEIVLVNDPSSFITIHGDVTDVDDVVIKNHNGRLIVSSKQQSHGKKMVIRIPFQQLKAIGMYGDVDLRSEDTLKTDALKVFMDGACKVSLTVEGTVSITHSDECEIEYNNKKLPA, via the coding sequence ATGAAAAAGTTTGCCCTCTCCTTTGTGTTATTGTCTCTTTCATTCGGTGCCCATGTAATGGCCGGCGAAGGGAAAAATGTTTCCAGGCAGGTTAAAGTGGCTGCTCCATTCAACCGGTTAATCATTCAGGGAGATGTAGAGATCGTGTTGGTAAACGACCCCTCTTCTTTTATTACGATACACGGCGATGTGACCGATGTAGATGATGTTGTAATAAAAAACCATAATGGGCGGTTGATTGTATCTTCAAAACAGCAGAGCCATGGTAAAAAGATGGTGATACGTATCCCCTTTCAACAGCTAAAAGCAATTGGCATGTATGGCGATGTGGATCTGCGCTCTGAAGACACGCTGAAAACCGATGCATTAAAGGTCTTTATGGATGGTGCCTGCAAGGTATCGCTTACAGTAGAAGGTACCGTTAGTATAACGCATTCTGATGAATGCGAGATTGAGTACAACAATAAGAAGCTGCCTGCATAG
- the murA gene encoding UDP-N-acetylglucosamine 1-carboxyvinyltransferase, whose translation MLSFEVTGGKKLQGEIIPQGAKNEALQIISAVLLTPEKVTITNIPDILDVNLLIELLGEMNVKIERPQRDTCIFQADNVNIDYLRSDDYRKKSGRLRGSVMLAGPLLARFRKAFIPKPGGDKIGRRRLDTHIIGFEKLGASFNYESGDGFFHLEAPNLKGTYLLLDEPSVTGTANIVMAAVMASGTTTIYNAACEPYLQQLCKMLTRMGAKISGIGSNLLVIEGVGYLGGTEHRMLPDMIEIGSFIGLAAMTQSDITIKNVSLDNLGVIPDKFKQLGIQMNFIGDDIHVPAQDMYEIQTFLDGSVLTVYDHPWPGFTPDLISIVLVVATQAKGSVLIHQKMFESRLFFVDKLIDMGARIILCDPHRAAVIGLGREQNLRGITMSSPDIRAGVSLLIAALSADGRSTIQNIEQIDRGYQNIDERLRKLGADIKRV comes from the coding sequence ATGCTTTCTTTTGAAGTCACTGGCGGCAAGAAATTACAGGGCGAAATCATTCCGCAAGGCGCAAAAAACGAAGCGCTCCAGATCATCAGTGCTGTGTTGCTGACACCGGAAAAAGTAACCATTACCAATATTCCCGATATCCTGGACGTGAACCTCCTGATAGAGTTATTGGGAGAAATGAATGTAAAAATTGAACGCCCGCAACGGGATACCTGTATTTTCCAGGCCGATAATGTAAATATTGACTACCTGCGCAGTGACGACTACCGCAAAAAGAGTGGCCGTCTGCGGGGATCTGTTATGCTGGCCGGCCCTTTACTGGCCAGGTTCCGCAAGGCTTTCATACCCAAACCGGGGGGCGATAAAATTGGCCGTCGCCGGCTGGACACCCATATCATAGGTTTTGAGAAACTGGGCGCCTCTTTCAATTATGAATCGGGCGATGGCTTTTTTCACCTGGAAGCCCCCAACCTCAAAGGCACTTACTTACTGCTGGATGAGCCCTCCGTAACCGGTACTGCCAATATTGTGATGGCGGCTGTAATGGCCAGTGGCACTACTACCATTTACAATGCTGCCTGTGAACCCTACCTGCAGCAATTGTGCAAGATGCTCACCCGCATGGGCGCTAAGATCAGTGGTATTGGCAGTAACCTGCTGGTCATTGAAGGAGTTGGTTATTTAGGCGGAACAGAACACCGCATGCTACCTGACATGATCGAGATTGGTTCTTTTATAGGATTAGCGGCCATGACCCAAAGCGATATTACCATCAAGAATGTAAGCCTGGACAACCTGGGCGTTATTCCCGATAAGTTTAAACAACTGGGCATACAAATGAATTTCATTGGAGATGATATTCATGTACCCGCCCAGGATATGTATGAAATACAAACATTCCTCGATGGTTCTGTACTTACTGTTTACGACCATCCCTGGCCGGGCTTTACGCCCGATCTGATCAGCATCGTACTGGTAGTGGCCACACAGGCAAAGGGTAGCGTATTGATCCACCAGAAAATGTTTGAAAGCCGCCTCTTTTTTGTAGATAAGCTGATAGATATGGGTGCCCGCATTATCCTCTGCGATCCGCACCGGGCAGCCGTTATTGGCCTTGGCCGTGAGCAAAACCTGCGGGGCATTACGATGAGCAGCCCTGATATCCGTGCCGGGGTATCCCTCCTAATTGCCGCATTAAGCGCGGATGGCCGCAGTACTATCCAGAACATTGAACAGATAGACCGCGGTTATCAAAATATTGATGAGCGCCTCCGCAAGCTGGGCGCAGACATAAAAAGAGTATAA
- a CDS encoding DUF4290 domain-containing protein yields the protein MFNTLGEMEYNTTRNHLIYREYGRHIQKMIEYLLSLEDREARQRNAYAVIELMGFLNPHLKNVEDFRHKLWDHLFLIADFKLDVESPYPIPTRETLKAKPKPLPYPKRYPKFSHLGKNLELVINKALKEENPDKRQGFANAVAYYMKLAYNNWHKETVHDDAIQSELTNLTDGQLTFTNTPYVRQHRPNEGRDRDGGRGGYGDYRNKRNQKFQQQGRGGGGGGRNDRNDRNDRDRGGDRGGNNKFRKRYK from the coding sequence ATGTTTAATACTTTAGGTGAAATGGAGTACAACACTACCAGAAACCATCTGATCTACCGGGAATATGGCCGCCATATTCAGAAGATGATAGAATACCTGCTGAGCCTGGAAGACCGGGAGGCCCGCCAGCGTAATGCCTATGCGGTGATTGAGCTCATGGGTTTCCTGAATCCCCACCTGAAAAATGTAGAGGATTTCCGTCATAAACTATGGGACCATTTGTTCCTCATCGCCGATTTCAAGCTGGATGTGGAATCACCTTATCCCATCCCCACGCGTGAAACGCTGAAGGCAAAGCCCAAACCGTTGCCCTATCCCAAACGTTATCCTAAGTTCAGCCACCTGGGTAAAAACCTGGAGCTGGTGATCAATAAAGCACTGAAGGAAGAGAATCCCGACAAACGTCAGGGTTTTGCCAATGCAGTAGCTTATTACATGAAGCTGGCTTATAATAACTGGCATAAGGAAACAGTGCACGATGATGCTATTCAAAGTGAACTGACAAACCTGACCGATGGCCAGTTGACCTTTACCAATACACCATACGTTCGCCAGCATCGTCCTAATGAAGGACGCGACCGTGATGGCGGCAGGGGTGGTTATGGCGATTACCGCAATAAACGCAACCAGAAGTTCCAGCAACAGGGACGTGGTGGCGGCGGAGGTGGCCGTAATGACAGAAATGACCGCAATGACAGGGACAGAGGTGGTGACCGTGGCGGCAATAACAAGTTCAGAAAACGGTATAAATAG
- a CDS encoding choice-of-anchor E domain-containing protein: MKHYYTFLQVAAFLVATCIPPEIIAQCDCEDGTPATPVSYTVRMDSSTLDKVIISFPKFDPSIGTLSCIVLKDTTSGVSTTHVRNLAPQDIRYRFRLTVSTSITGPGFGISEAYDQYYGPDTLRTYGTPGDSITYGPDTMFNSVTHTTVNNSNLTPYMGTGTVGLEFEIGGGLTSLQGGLNFNNQIRTYTWGVFNLTYYWCPASILARNITHFTAIKKDNQVLLNWEVNNEEAANTYEILISYDGRHFVRLSQAANPYITAGATAKYQYQYLLNQAVAGKLYFRIRQKDAAGHVSYSPIRVVNPDEQGQASVVIYPNPVKRNISLQFDKVLNSRFALEVISAGGQLLQQQEVRAYNTSLIQFELTRPVPPGIYYLRARDLGSHQQYLHKLLVQ, from the coding sequence ATGAAACACTATTACACGTTTCTGCAGGTGGCCGCATTCCTCGTGGCGACCTGTATCCCTCCCGAAATTATCGCACAATGCGATTGCGAAGACGGTACCCCGGCTACTCCAGTTTCTTATACCGTTAGAATGGACTCTTCCACGCTCGACAAAGTGATTATTTCCTTTCCCAAATTCGACCCCTCCATTGGTACATTGAGCTGTATTGTACTCAAAGACACCACCTCCGGGGTGTCTACCACCCATGTACGCAACCTGGCGCCACAGGATATTCGCTACAGGTTCCGCCTTACCGTATCTACCAGCATCACAGGCCCCGGCTTCGGTATTTCGGAAGCTTATGATCAGTATTATGGCCCGGACACCTTGCGAACGTATGGAACTCCCGGCGACAGTATTACCTACGGGCCGGATACAATGTTCAATAGCGTAACCCATACTACGGTAAACAACTCCAACCTGACACCCTATATGGGAACAGGTACCGTAGGCCTTGAATTTGAGATAGGGGGTGGTTTAACGTCTTTACAGGGAGGATTGAACTTTAATAACCAGATCAGGACCTACACCTGGGGTGTTTTTAACCTTACCTATTACTGGTGCCCCGCTTCCATATTGGCCCGGAATATCACCCATTTCACAGCCATTAAAAAAGACAATCAAGTCCTGTTGAACTGGGAGGTTAACAATGAAGAAGCGGCCAATACTTATGAAATATTGATCAGCTATGACGGACGCCACTTCGTCCGGCTCAGTCAGGCCGCCAACCCGTATATTACAGCAGGCGCTACTGCAAAATACCAATATCAGTACCTGCTTAACCAGGCTGTTGCAGGTAAACTCTACTTCCGGATCCGGCAAAAAGATGCCGCCGGCCACGTGTCGTACTCGCCCATCCGGGTCGTAAACCCCGACGAGCAAGGTCAGGCCAGCGTTGTGATCTACCCCAATCCTGTAAAACGTAATATATCCCTGCAATTTGATAAAGTATTAAACAGCCGGTTTGCCCTTGAAGTGATCAGTGCAGGCGGACAATTGCTGCAGCAGCAGGAGGTGAGGGCCTATAATACCAGTTTAATACAGTTTGAATTGACCAGGCCGGTGCCTCCGGGCATATATTACCTGCGTGCCCGTGACCTGGGCTCCCATCAGCAATACCTTCATAAGCTGCTGGTTCAATGA
- the gldC gene encoding gliding motility protein GldC, which translates to MKKSTITIDVGLDEKNVPEQITWSASASTADTARTAKAMMLAFWDGADKSALRMDLWTKEMMVDEMADFYYQTLMTMADSFERATHQQELVNDIKTFARNFFTKFQEIQLKENKA; encoded by the coding sequence ATGAAGAAATCCACTATTACGATAGACGTTGGGCTGGATGAAAAAAATGTCCCTGAACAGATCACCTGGAGCGCCTCTGCCAGTACTGCTGATACTGCCCGTACCGCCAAAGCCATGATGTTGGCTTTTTGGGATGGCGCTGATAAATCGGCCCTTCGCATGGACCTCTGGACAAAAGAGATGATGGTAGATGAAATGGCCGACTTTTATTACCAGACCCTTATGACCATGGCCGATTCTTTTGAGCGGGCTACCCACCAGCAGGAATTGGTAAATGATATTAAAACCTTTGCCAGGAACTTTTTCACTAAATTCCAGGAGATACAATTAAAGGAAAATAAGGCTTAA
- a CDS encoding GatB/YqeY domain-containing protein: MALEQQITTELKTAMLAKDEVALRSLRAIKAAILLAKTSEGAGGELKEEDEIKLLQKLVKQRRDSLEIFQQQNWADLAQKEQEEIAVIEKFLPKQLSPEELKSLLAKIIAEVGATSPADMGKVMGAATKQLAGKADGKAISAAVKELLAK; encoded by the coding sequence ATGGCATTAGAACAACAAATCACCACGGAACTTAAAACGGCTATGCTGGCCAAGGACGAGGTAGCTTTGCGCAGCCTCCGGGCTATTAAAGCGGCCATTTTGCTGGCTAAGACATCCGAAGGCGCTGGCGGCGAACTGAAAGAGGAAGATGAGATCAAGCTCCTTCAAAAGCTGGTAAAACAGCGCCGTGATTCACTGGAGATATTTCAACAGCAAAACTGGGCCGACCTGGCGCAGAAGGAGCAGGAAGAAATAGCGGTGATCGAAAAATTCCTGCCCAAACAACTAAGTCCGGAAGAGTTGAAGTCCCTGCTGGCAAAGATCATTGCCGAGGTGGGTGCTACTTCTCCGGCTGATATGGGTAAAGTGATGGGTGCCGCCACCAAACAACTGGCTGGTAAGGCAGATGGCAAAGCGATCAGTGCTGCTGTAAAGGAATTGCTGGCAAAATAA